Proteins from one Candida orthopsilosis Co 90-125, chromosome 2 draft sequence genomic window:
- a CDS encoding Set1 Lysine histone methyltransferase, translating into MSYGGGYYGHRHGQRRERYESYRPDRSNATFQHGYQDTTSSPSVNDQRQLHTDDEKYNHHHERNDYSKLPRGRSSRWDSTENSGRNTPASDSADRTQAEDYSGTDMRTGVNRKDFEYTRLAHHSELTKHFASPKKSESAKNYKVMYDPELDPSLSKSEIKAKSKKVRFNGEGVVIPQDPRLSNLNNYLQKPNKKSSKFPFKQLPQAKFIFDSDSLGDAPRTTLVIWDLPISVNETYLRNFLASFESKIENLKTIDDPKYGVPLGVATFRYQGSVEKSNFLAEKFIQTVKRNSIEIEGNILKIALNDNQDNLLNSKINLARGKLIQQQKKREEEEEKRRLSHLEEQKKLEEQKLAEEQKRQEEERKKEEAEKLHRKELGISTQGNGASKYKSNTTILSTKHGNKVVEGIFLPDDLAKYVKSRPYLLIHDKYVSTKTTSSHDIKRVLKKYDWTRVLSDKTGFYVVFNSLKECERCFRNEDCRRFFEFRLVMEMAIPENYQETEKENDLSNSVVNEAANMLIKEFETFLVKDIRERIIAPQILNLLDHDHYPVLVEELKVKEKEQASKSKSIVSNIDLKQNAMTILEQQKRDLQEKIPYFKKAEERLKNSRRNSKRPIIPMSHALNLDEDEDNDNDDLFESASGSMTPLAEPLKRVRSSTATSIADDSELDEPAVKKHKSKLQESYEIISSGDESVEDEEEPEVGAGEESEPELPVDIADSKYGPTEGKPTTVYPVSSTSTIANLKTLQEHIMDIEDLNLASSILFDVKEADMPHIDYWAWEQNSNGTASLEVDEHEDPLEELPSRLDSTTGSFKSDGFKKIPEIDKVEYLPHRKKANKPIKTVQYEEDDDEKPTDNSNVLQSSRVNRANNRRFAADITAQIGSESEVMSLNALTKRKKPVTFARSTIHNWGLYAMEPIAAKEMIIEYVGERIRQQVAEHREKSYLRTGIGSSYLFRIDENTVIDATKKGGIARFINHCCNPSCTAKIIKVEGKKRIVIYALRDIEANEELTYDYKFERETNDEERIRCLCGAPGCKGYLN; encoded by the coding sequence ATGTCTTACGGAGGTGGATACTACGGGCATAGGCATGGACAACGAAGAGAAAGATATGAATCATATAGACCAGACCGTTCAAATGCTACTTTTCAGCACGGATACCAAGATACTACCTCGCTGCCTTCAGTCAATGATCAAAGACAATTACACACCGATGATGAGAAATACAATCACCATCACGAGAGGAACGATTATTCTAAACTTCCTCGAGGCCGACTGTCACGATGGGACTCTACTGAAAACTCGGGTAGAAATACACCCGCATCTGATAGCGCTGATAGAACCCAGGCAGAGGATTATTCTGGCACCGACATGAGAACGGGTGTCAACCGGAAAGACTTTGAATATACTAGACTCGCCCATCATAGTGAACTTACAAAACATTTTGCCTCCCCAAAGAAATCAGAGAGTGCTAAAAACTATAAAGTGATGTATGACCCCGAGCTAGACCCGAGCCTTTCAAAGAGTGAAATCAAAGCAAAGTCTAAAAAGGTACGATTCAATGGAGAAGGTGTTGTCATACCGCAGGATCCACGACTACTGAACTTGAACAATTATCTACAAAAGCCTAATAAAAAGTCATCCAAATTTCCCTTCAAGCAGCTACCTCAGGCAAAGTTTATTTTCGATCTGGACTCGCTTGGTGATGCACCACGCACCACTTTGGTAATTTGGGATCTACCAATAAGTGTTAATGAAACGTATTTGAGAAACTTTCTTGCTAGCTTTGagtcaaaaattgaaaaccTCAAGACTATTGACGATCCGAAGTACGGGGTTCCATTAGGTGTCGCCACTTTTAGGTATCAGGGAAGTGTTGAAAAGTCAAATTTTTTGGCAGAGAAATTTATACAAACCGTGAAGCGTAACTctattgaaattgaaggcaatattttgaagatagCCTTAAATGATAACCAGGATAACCTTTTGAACCtgaaaatcaatcttgCAAGAGGTAAGcttattcaacaacaaaagaagagagaggaagaagaggaaaagcGTAGATTATCACATCTTGAAGAACAGAAAAAGTTGGAAGAGCAGAAACTTGCAGAGGAGCAAAAGAGACAGGAAGAggagagaaagaaagaagaagccGAAAAATTACACAGAAAGGAACTTGGAATTTCTACACAGGGAAATGGTGCTTCCAAATATAAATCTAATACCACTATTTTGTCCACGAAACATGGCAACAAAGTTGTGGAGGGCATTTTCTTGCCAGATGATTTAGCAAAGTATGTGAAAAGTAGACCGTATCTACTAATCCATGATAAATACGTTTCTACAAAGACAACATCATCACATGATATAAAACGagtgttgaaaaaatatgACTGGACTCGAGTGTTATCTGACAAAACGGGGTTTTATGTTGTTTTCAACTCATTGAAAGAATGTGAGAGGTGTTTTCGTAATGAAGATTGTCGACGGTTTTTTGAGTTCAGATTGGTTATGGAAATGGCCATACCTGAAAATTATCAGGAAACTGAAAAGGAAAACGATTTAAGCAACAGTGTTGTAAACGAAGCTGCGAACATGTTGATAAAGGAATTTGAAACCTTTTTGGTCAAAGATATCAGAGAAAGAATAATAGCGCCACAAATTTTGAACCTCCTAGATCATGATCATTACCCCGTGTTGGTTGAAGAACTTAAGGTGAAGGAGAAAGAGCAAGCATCTAAATCAAAGCTGATAGTTTCAAACATTGacttgaaacaaaatgCCATGACCATTTtagaacaacaaaagaggGACTTGCAAGAAAAGATCCCCTATTTCAAAAAGGCGGAGGAGAGACTCAAGAATAGTCGAAGAAACAGTAAGCGTCCCATTATACCTATGCTGCATGCATTGAATCttgatgaggatgaggataatgataatgatgatcTTTTTGAATCCGCTAGTGGTTCAATGACACCCTTGGCCGAACCACTCAAACGAGTACGAAGCTCAACTGCGACTAGCATTGCTGATGACTCCGAACTCGATGAACCTGCTGTTAAGAAACATAAATCGAAGCTACAAGAATCATATGAAATCATTTCTTCTGGAGATGAACTGGtggaagatgaagaggaacCAGAAGTTGGTGCAGGTGAAGAAAGTGAACCTGAGTTACCTGTCGATATTGCCGATTCTAAATATGGACCTACCGAGGGTAAACCAACGACTGTGTATCCTGTCTCCTCGACCTCCACTATTGCTAACTTGAAGACTCTTCAAGAACATATAATGGATATTGAGGACTTAAATTTGGCGAGCTCGATTTTATTTGATGTCAAGGAAGCGGACATGCCACATATAGACTACTGGGCATGGGAACAAAACTCTAACGGAACAGCCTCCCTCGAGGTTGATGAACATGAAGATCCATTGGAGGAATTACCCTCGAGGCTTGACTCGACTACTGGCTCATTCAAGAGCGATGGGTTCAAAAAGATTCCCgaaattgacaaagttgAGTACTTACCTCACCGCAAGAAAGCAAATAAGCCAATCAAAACCGTTCAGtatgaagaggatgatgaCGAGAAACCCACAGATAACAGTAACGTGTTGCAAAGTTCTAGAGTCAATAGAGCCAACAATAGAAGGTTTGCCGCGGATATTACCGCTCAAATTGGCTCTGAATCGGAAGTCATGTCGTTGAATGCACTCACCAAGCGTAAAAAGCCCGTCACTTTTGCGAGATCAACGATTCACAACTGGGGTCTTTATGCTATGGAACCTATTGCGGCAAAGGAAATGATTATCGAGTATGTAGGGGAGAGAATCAGACAACAAGTAGCCGAGCATCGAGAAAAGAGTTATTTGCGAACGGGTATTGGATCTTCTTATTTATTCAGAATTGATGAGAATACAGTTATTGATGCAACAAAAAAGGGAGGCATTGCTCGATTTATAAACCATTGTTGTAATCCAAGCTGTACGGCTAAAATCATTAAAGTGGAGGGTAAAAAGCGAATTGTCATTTATGCTCTCAGAGACATCGAAGCAAACGAAGAACTTACTTACGAttataaatttgaaagGGAAACTAACGATGAAGAGCGTATTCGTTGTTTGTGTGGTGCTCCTGGTTGCAAAGGATATCTTAATTGA
- a CDS encoding Cdc5 polo-like kinase — translation MSALRSQPLQPLNGGQLNVRSNNITPIKGARRTQEVKPEQRQQTKKKKEKLSALCKTPPSIVRTRNGRDYRRGNFLGEGGFARCFQMKDASGQIYAAKTVAKASIKNEKTKTKLLSEIKIHKSLKHPNIVNFVDCFEDDVNVYILLEICPNQSLMELLKNRKRVSEPEVRLFMVQVVGAIKYLHSRRVIHRDLKLGNIFFDPEMNLKIGDFGLASVLPSTDSKKYTVCGTPNYIAPEVLGGKNTGHSFEVDIWAIGIMMYALLVGKPPFQAKDVNVIYERIKKTEYYFPDDKPISESAKILIKDLLSLNPLNRPTIDEILSYEWFKGSFPDKTRDTSLSETPLGLDQISRVQSGKNFKHAKDMAGIYTPKSKDPVEILRSDLHSEQPRALLPESLSPNDTKNKYREVNPEQIGRPRRVNFNSHFSTTIKRLNQTCFETYQNIRRLEHSRHENIDQFELPVCENPSLISKWVDYSNKYGFSYQLNNDDIGVLFNDENTLLKLHNSNKFLELIYHDGEGWTCIENSLSHPPAQAKRQLEIVDFFAKYMNSNLSKVSDNEERKEVVFLRRYSRTPEYIMFEMTNGNFQFNFKDHHKICISKAGLAITHISPNRLTQTHPLICVLQNGNFPIESVPECLQKIAIIKDAIKRRAFKEE, via the coding sequence ATGTCCGCGCTTCGCTCACAACCATTGCAACCATTAAATGGCGGTCAATTGAATGTCAGGTCTAACAACATTACACCAATCAAAGGTGCTAGACGAACACAAGAAGTCAAACCTGAACAACGacaacaaacaaagaagaaaaaagagaaattatCGGCATTATGTAAGACCCCTCCTTCCATTGTTAGAACCAGAAATGGTAGAGATTATCGTCGTGGAAATTTCTTAGGTGAAGGTGGTTTTGCTCgttgttttcaaatgaaagaTGCTTCAGGCCAAATTTATGCGGCTAAAACTGTTGCCAAAGCTTCTataaaaaatgaaaaaacaaagactAAACTTTTGTCAGAAATTAAGATTCACAAGTCGTTGAAACATCCaaatattgtcaattttgttgattgttttgaagatgatgtcAATGTATATATTCTTCTCGAAATATGTCCAAATCAATCCTTGATGGAGCTTTTAAAGAACAGGAAAAGGGTATCGGAACCAGAAGTCAGATTGTTTATGGTTCAGGTAGTTGGTGCAATCAAATACTTGCATTCGAGAAGGGTTATTCATAGAGACTTGAAGTTGGGTaatattttctttgatCCTGAGATGAACTTGAAGATTGGTGACTTTGGATTAGCATCTGTATTACCTTCAACTGATTCAAAGAAATATACCGTGTGTGGTACTCCAAATTACATTGCACCTGAGGTCTTGGGAGGTAAGAACACTGGCCACAGTTTTGAGGTAGATATTTGGGCAATTGGAATTATGATGTATGCTTTACTAGTGGGTAAACCTCCCTTCCAAGCTAAAGATGTGAATGTAATCTAtgaaagaatcaaaaagaCAGAGTATTACTTCCCTGATGATAAACCCATCTCGGAATCGGCcaaaattttgatcaaagatttgttgagCTTGAATCCATTGAACAGACCCACTATTGATGAGATCTTGAGTTATGAATGGTTTAAGGGTTCCTTCCCTGACAAAACTCGCGATACTAGTTTAAGTGAAACCCCTCTAGgacttgatcaaatttcCAGAGTCCAGTCTGGcaagaatttcaaacatGCCAAGGATATGGCTGGTATCTACACACCAAAGAGTAAAGATCCGGTGGAGATTTTAAGGTCAGATTTACACTCTGAACAACCACGGGCTTTGCTCCCGGAGTCATTATCACCAAATGAtaccaaaaacaaatatcGTGAAGTCAATCCAGAACAAATTGGAAGACCAAGGCGTGTCAATTTTAATTCACATTTCTCCACAACTATTAAGCGTCTTAATCAAACTTGTTTTGAAACTTATCAAAATATTAGAAGATTGGAACATTCGAGACACGAAAATATCGACCAATTTGAACTTCCTGTATGTGAAAACCCCTCCTTAATCAGCAAGTGGGTTGACTATTCGAACAAATATGGTTTCTCCtatcaattgaacaatgatGATATCGGGGTTTTGTTTAATGATGAAAACACCTTGTTGAAGCTTCATAATTCCAACAagtttttggaattgatttatcaTGATGGTGAAGGATGGACATGTATCGAAAACTCCTTGAGTCACCCTCCAGCACAAGCGAAAAgacaattggaaattgttgactttttcGCTAAATACATGAATAGcaatttgtcaaaagtGAGTGACAATGAAGAAAGGAAAGAGGTTGTTTTTTTGAGGCGCTATAGCAGAACTCCCGAATACATTATGTTTGAAATGACAAATGgaaactttcaattcaactttaaGGATCATCATAAAATTTGCATATCGAAAGCAGGGTTGGCCATAACACACATCTCACCGAACCGTTTAACACAAACACATCCATTGATTTGCGTTCTCCAAAATGGCAATTTCCCAATCGAGTCGGTTCCAGAGTGCTTACAAAAAATTGCCATCATTAAAGATGCAATAAAGAGAAGGGCATTCAAAGAGGAATAG
- a CDS encoding Rpb11 RNA polymerase II subunit, which produces MNAPDRFELFILPDGVEKIKITPDSKVPNAAIVKIEREDHTLANLLRAQLLKDDRVIFAAYKVEHPLFANFVLRIQTEDNYSPKEALKNACNALIAELRDISNKFQKEWALKGLMTHNEDEF; this is translated from the exons ATGAATGCCCCAGACAGATTTGAATTATTTATATTACCAGATGGAGTTGAAAA GATAAAAATTACACCTGACTCAAAGGTACCTAATGCAGCCATTGTGAAGATCGAAAGAGAGGACCACACGTTAGCTAATCTATTAAGGGCCCAGCTTCTCAAGGACGATCGTGTTATTTTTGCTGCTTATAAAGTCGAGCATCCTTTGTTTGcaaactttgttttgagAATCCAGACTGAAGATAACTACTCTCCAAAGGAAGCTCTAAAAAATGCATGTAATGCTCTCATTGCTGAGTTGCGAGACATCCTGaacaaattccaaaaagaatGGGCATTGAAGGGTTTGATGACGCACAATGAGGATGAGTTCTGA
- a CDS encoding Sin3 protein (3 introns; similar to C. parapsilosis CPAR2_110010 and C. albicans SIN3; protein similar to S. cerevisiae Sin3p (transcriptional corepressor involved in histone deacetylase recruitment)): MSNQQDSWSAQQRPIGQQFNRQHPPVLPPPATLEQGGQQFYPLPSLPSLGNGSGHPQHGHQFTIPSINPINDTAQLGQVSDHSRQSTDIRRPSGVGVGVGFGTPGSAPLPPPASLANLNSEGGVLINNDIGTSQQHIHHAQQQPQQQQQQQQQQQQQQQQQQQQQSIPPQHQLQQQNPSNTTQLQQHSPLGSNSTAVSGLPNRSSTSNVYRPLNVKDALSYLDQVKIQFYNQAEVYNNFLDIMKDFKSQSIDTPGVIDRVSTLFKGHPNLIQGFNTFLPPGYKIECSMDPSDPNPIRVTTPTGTTTRPNIAVTAYNQGWKNDEASAVAAAAQQQQQQHQQQQIDDSANQANGSGQIDFNHAISYVNKIKTRFANQPDIYKHFLEILQTYQREQKPIAEVYEQVTELFSNCPDLLDDFKQFLPDTSNQGYAQQQVQEKHFVGNGNQLPPVGNFGPIGPSPSHSPYGQQNQRLQGVPGTAHDHQKGVFETAQGIQNFSRKKSVTEVEAENYSQEVQYSGVRSGLVDPRQNKVAARAGIIPGQIVATPPVNPTLIPGIPEPVPPPGTAKSSSLSEEISFFDKIKRALGNKQTYSEFLKLLNLFTQDIIDKETLVERVDAFLGDSNADLFEWFKLFVGYEDKPQNLENITFKKHALELSLCKAYGPSYRQLPKAETFMPCSGRDEMCWEVLNDEWVGHPTWASEDSGFIAHRKNQYEEILFKIEEERLEFDYYMESNLRTIQILETIANRIANMTPEQKANFKLPPGLGHNSTTIYKKVIRKIYDKDRGFEVIDALHENPAIAVPIVLKRLKQKDEEWKRAQREWNKVWREMEQKVFYKSLDHLGLTFKQADKKLLTAKQLVSEISTVKVEQQNKRLHPLTPKPQEQLNYEFGDNDVLFDILKLANVFINRSSTYSAYDRRKLTQFFKFFISLFFGIPTETVDDALTKRGGVESNEENDEEEPASVQNNVSESSKKRGRESDLLKDVLKKASKSKKDDRADSPGPQSLENIAQELNDELERSSELWVKSANTKYSQAEEATSQTKRSKFNLFCNTTIYVFFRHLRTLYERLLEIKNMNEAVGKDIRNRKYPQFAKDLNLVSHQLEDMGVNIVGTKDCYQQVLSLASRLIEGDIEHQWFEESLRQGYKNKAYKMYTVDKVIQALVKHMHTMVTETKTSEIIVLFENDRTKPTSSAKEQILYRIQVRSLMSSDENMFKITYNEDTHRVNIQFISLDDLTLNDQVSTEEQYNYYVTSYIMSHPTEGVPASKLNMPFLKPFIESVDEDDVEGRVASELKVSICENSYRLYFEAGSHDEFVSNSVYKKPVEEAANSDDKVTSLKALVDGEYGWESTLEENEDEAAADDATRVLFEEGGKNYKNYLKELSSKATADTEAVEKEDGGDAKETNDEPNKKEDEPVDEKKDEGEAKEEAVN, from the exons ATGTCCAATCAGCAGGATTCTTGGTCTGCACAGCAACGTCCGATTGGACAGCAATTCAA CCGCCAACACCCACCAGTTCTTCCACCCCCGGCCACTTTAGAACAAG GAggtcaacaattttatcCATTACCCAGTTTGCCTAGTCTTGGAAATGGAAGTGGCCACCCCCAACATGGACATCAATTCACAATCCCATCCATCAATCCTATCAATGATACAGCCCAACTCGGACAG GTTTCTGACCATTCGAGACAAAGTACTGATATCAGAAGGCCATCTGGAGTTGGAGTTGGAGTTGGATTTGGCACCCCTGGAAGTGCCCCATTACCACCACCTGCATCTCTAGCCAACTTGAATTCGGAGGGAGGGGTACTTATCAATAACGATATTGGCACATCTCAGCAACATATTCACCACgcgcaacaacaaccacaacagcagcagcaacagcaacagcagcagcagcagcaacagcagcagcagcagcaacagcaactgATTCCTCCCCAACACCAACTTCAGCAACAGAACCCATCAAATACGacacaacttcaacaacattctCCGTTGGGAAGTAATTCGACAGCCGTTTCTGGGCTTCCGAACAGATCATCTACAAGCAATGTTTACAGACCATTGAATGTGAAGGATGCTTTATCGTATTTAGACCAGGTCAAGATCCAGTTCTATAATCAGGCTGAGGTCTACAACAACTTTCTTGACATTATGaaagatttcaaatcacaaaGCATTGATACCCCTGGTGTTATCGATAGAGTGTCAACTTTGTTTAAGGGTCATCCAAATTTAATTCAAGGCTTTAATACATTTTTACCTCCTGGGTATAAAATTGAGTGTTCCATGGACCCATCAGATCCAAATCCTATTCGCGTGACCACTCCTACTGGAACCACCACACGGCCGAATATTGCGGTCACAGCCTACAATCAAGGTTGGAAAAACGATGAAGCCTCCGCTGTGGCCGCTGCAgcccaacaacaacaacaacagcatcaacaacaacaaatcgACGATTCCGCCAATCAAGCAAATGGATCTGGGCAAATAGATTTCAACCATGCAATCTCTTATGTTAACAAAATCAAGACCAGATTTGCTAATCAACCTGATATTTATAAgcattttcttgaaatatTGCAAACATATCAAAGGGAACAAAAGCCTATTGCAGAAGTTTATGAGCAGGTTACagaattgttttcaaattgccCTGACCTCTTGGACGATTTCAAGCAATTCTTACCTGATACCAGTAATCAGGGCTATGCCCAACAACAAGTGCAGGAAAAACACTTTGTTGGCAACGGAAATCAATTACCCCCAGTGGGAAACTTTGGACCTATTGGACCCAGCCCATCTCATTCTCCATACGGACAACAAAATCAGCGTTTGCAAGGAGTTCCAGGTACAGCCCATGACCACCAAAAGGGCGTTTTCGAGACCGCTCAGGGTATACAAAACTTTTCACGGAAAAAGTCTGTGACAGAGGTTGAGGCTGAGAATTATAGCCAAGAAGTTCAGTACTCTGGTGTTCGCTCTGGTTTAGTTGATCCCAGACAAAACAAAGTTGCTGCTCGTGCTGGTATCATCCCAGGTCAAATAGTTGCCACTCCACCTGTCAATCCAACATTGATTCCTGGTATTCCTGAGCCTGTTCCACCTCCAGGAACTGCCAAATCTTCTTCGCTTTCGGAAGAAATCAgcttttttgataaaatcaagCGTGCGTTGGGTAACAAGCAAACTTATAGCGAGTTtttaaaacttttgaatttatttaCACAAGATATCATTGACAAGGAAACTTTGGTTGAGCGTGTTGATGCATTTTTAGGTGACTCCAATGCAGATTTATTTGAGTggttcaaattgtttgtcGGTTATGAAGATAAACCACAGAATTTGGAGAATATTACGTTCAAAAAACACGCCTTGGAGCTCTCATTGTGTAAGGCTTACGGCCCCTCTTACAGACAGCTTCCTAAAGCCGAGACTTTCATGCCTTGTTCAGGACGTGATGAGATGTGTTGGGAAGtattgaatgatgaatgGGTTGGTCATCCTACCTGGGCTTCTGAAGATTCTGGTTTTATTGCTCATCGTAAAAATCAATATGAAGAGATTTTGTTTAAAATTGAGGAGGAAAGACTTGAATTCGATTACTATATGGAATCAAATTTGCGAACCATCCAGATATTGGAAACCATTGCAAACAGGATTGCCAATATGACTCCCGAACAGAAGGCAAACTTCAAGTTACCTCCTGGCTTGGGTCACAATTCGACtacaatttacaaaaaggTGATCAGAAAAATTTACGACAAAGACCGTGGGTTTGAGGTGATTGATGCATTGCATGAAAATCCAGCTATTGCAGTCCCTATTGTGTTGAAAAGGTTAAAACAAAAGGATGAGGAGTGGAAGCGTGCACAGAGAGAGTGGAATAAGGTCTGGAGAGAAATGGAGCAAAAAGTCTTTTACAAATCCTTGGATCACTTAGGTTTGACATTCAAACAGGCCGATAAGAAGCTACTCACAGCTAAGCAGTTGGTAAGTGAAATTAGTACCGTCAAGGTGGagcaacaaaacaaaaggCTTCATCCACTCACCCCTAAACCACAGGAACAATTAAATTACGAGTTTGGTGATAACGACGTCttatttgatattttgaaactcGCAAACGTTTTTATAAACCGTTCATCAACGTACTCAGCCTATGATAGGAGAAAATTGACTCAGttctttaaattttttatttctttgtttttcgGAATCCCCACAGAGactgttgatgatgctTTGACAAAGAGGGGTGGTGTTGAAAGTAAcgaagaaaatgatgaagaggagcCCGCTAGTGTACAGAATAATGTTTCCGAGTcttcaaagaaaagaggCCGCGAGTCGGACTTGTTGAAGGATGTGTTGAAAAAGGCTTCTAAATCCAAAAAGGACGACCGAGCGGATTCTCCAGGTCCACAGTCCTTGGAAAATATTGCGCAGGAATTGAACGATGAGCTTGAAAGATCAAGTGAATTGTGGGTCAAATCGGCCAACACCAAGTATTCTCAAGCTGAAGAGGCAACTTCCCAAACTAAGCGTAGCAAATTTAACTTGTTCTGCAATACCACGATTTACGTGTTTTTCCGCCATTTGAGAACATTGTACGAAAGGCTATTGGAGATAAAGAATATGAATGAGGCTGTTGGAAAGGATATTAGAAACCGCAAGTATCCacaatttgcaaaagatttgaatcTTGTTTCACATCAGTTGGAAGATATGGGAGTAAACATTGTCGGTACAAAGGACTGTTATCAGCAAGTTCTAAGTTTGGCTAGTAGGTTAATCGAGGGTGATATTGAACACCAATGGTTTGAGGAGAGCTTGCGTCAGGGGTACAAGAACAAGGCCTACAAGATGTATACCGTTGACAAGGTTATCCAAGCTTTGGTAAAGCACATGCACACCATGGTCACGGAAACAAAAACTTCGGAAATCATAGTCCTATTTGAAAACGATCGTACCAAACCTACTTCAAGTGCAAAGGAACAGATTCTTTATCGTATTCAGGTTCGCAGTTTAATGTCTTCTGATGAAAACATGTTCAAGATCACTTACAATGAGGATACACACAGGGTCaacattcaatttattaGTTTAGATGATCTCACTTTGAACGATCAAGTCAGCACTGAAGAACAATACAACTACTATGTAACCAGCTACATCATGTCACACCCTACAGAGGGTGTCCCTGCatcgaaattgaatatgCCATTCCTAAAACCATTCATAGAGCtggttgatgaagatgatgtcGAAGGTCGTGTTGCTTCTGAGTTGAAGGTTTCAATCTGTGAAAACTCGTACCGTTTATACTTTGAAGCTGGATCACACGACGAATTTGTCTCCAATAGTGTCTACAAAAAGCCGGTAGAAGAGGCTGCTAATAGTGATGACAAGGTGACATCCTTGAAAGCTTTAGTGGATGGTGAATACGGCTGGGAATCAACCCTAGAAGAAAACGAAGATGAAGCTGCTGCAGATGACGCTACCCGAGTATTGTTTGAAGAGGGAGGTAAAAATTATAAGAATTATTTGAAGGAGTTGAGTCTGAAAGCTACTGCTGACACAGAAgctgttgaaaaagaagatggtGGAGATGCCAAGGAAACCAACGATGAaccaaataaaaaagaGGACGAGCCTGTCGATGAGAAGAAAGATGAAGGAGAAGccaaagaagaagctgTAAATTAG